TCCTTTTCGCGCCTGTCAATCAGAAACTTTCCCGAACATGGCTCGAAAACGCTCATTGTGATCCGAAGagtagaaaaaaagaacgagCCAGACGATGCGTCTACCCTTCGTTCGCGATGCATCCGACTCTTTATTTTTCAGGGGCTGTTGATTAGCTGCAACCAAATGTCCGCGGAGTATTTGTTCATGACAGACAAGTTGTACGACGTGAAGTACGACACCGGTGATAAGGTGATTCAATGCGGACGTCACAATGACATCTTCAAACTCTGGCTGCAATGGCGAGCCAAGGTAAACGGCCCCAGAAATTCAAGTAAAATAACCCTGATTCGTATTTCTAAGGAAATGCAAAGTTTACTATTGATGGAAAGTTAAATCAATTGGGACATCACGAAGTTTCTTGCTGATTCTGCTCCAGGGTACAGAAGGTTTCGAGAAACACATGGATCGGTTAATGCAACTTTCGGAGTACATGGTCAGGCGGATCAAACAGATGTCAGACAAGTATTACTTGATACTTGAACCTGAAATGGTGAACGTTTGCTTCTGGTACCTGCCGACGCGCGTTAGGAACATGCCACATACTGCTGAGAGGATCAAAATTTTAGCAGATGTGAGATGCttcttattttcatttctctctGAAGAATCTAAGCAACGAAATTtcgatagaaaattaattttctattgtaAAAATTTGATCACCCGAACACTCGATGTTGTGTTCGCAGATATGTCCCATTCTGAAGGGTCGCATGATGCAAGCTGGTACGTTGATGGTCGGTTATCAACCCGACGATCGACGGCCCAACTTCTTCAGGAACATCATCTCGAGCGCCGCTGTGACGGAAGCGGACGTGGACTTCCTGCTGGCCGAGATGGACCGGCTAGGTCACGACCTGTAAGAAACCTGCCTATTTTAATTAGCCGCATAATCAGCGACTGATAAATATCGCGACGTAGCATCGAAAGTGATCCCTGCTGATATTAGAGATTCATCGATGAGCAGGGAATCACGTCGCGTTTCATTACGTGTACAAAATCCGGAGGCCAAATTCAAGGATCGCAATCATGGTTAATAATTTAAGACGCGAGCTGATTCTTTCGGTTTTCTTCAGACACGATAAATTTAGGGAATTGATGCAACCTTCCCAaagtatcttttatttttttatttctttgatccactgtattacaatattattaacACCTAGGATACCTTCCTAATTATAAAACTTTCGAGCTTGAAATTGAAGACAGAGAGAGAATCAGTGAACGAATCATCATCAGTTCGTAGTTACGACAAACGCTTCttcaatataattaaaaaccaCAGCTACTGAAGATCAAAGGATACTCATAGCACGTAAGTTCTCTAGGTGTAAGGAACAGCATATCCGTGAAACGAAGAGTCAACTTACAAAGCTCTAGCGACGCTTCCGGCCGTAAATGTTACTAGTTTTCATTCCTCGATGCTACATgttagaagagaaaaaagtaGCAACGAGTCGTAAatcgataataaaataatagatatGCTTCGATAGATATCTCGttcagttttaattaattttaatttatcgatCGCGATACATTTAGCAGAATTTATTAaaccaaatttcaaattgaagTTAAAGAAAAATCTAATCCTCGATGAGTTAGAACGTACTTGAAAATTTCCATAGCTGATAATGAAATCATTTGATAAATGAAGAAATCAATGTTAACAATTTCAGAAATTCGGTGGGATCGTTCTCTTAGGAACGAAATAAATGtacaaaaatgatatttttactcCAATTCGAGTAGTTAATTCATCTAGTTGCAATTGATGCTGCGCATTACTTTGTTGAAAGTTTAAAtacatttgttatttattcATTGTTTGCGAGACTATAAATTGACGAAAAGAATGGCCTGCATTCATTCTATACAAACGTACGTGCGTTATTATTTACTGTTGAAGAATTATCACCGAACGGAGAGTAATATTTactaatataaataaatatatatattacataggaaacttgaaaaaaaaaatataaatgtatttgaaaaaaaaagatataaatatataaagaaCAAAgcgtatattatatatatatttagcgTTGAGATTTTAAAATACGAAAAACACAAACCCATGAAAGTACATGCTTTTTCAAGTATTCGTGCGAACGGTTGTCATTTAGTTCGTCGATTACCATTCTACTCTCGTTGAGAATCAATCTTAAATCTTCTTAGTGATTTTCTTAGTGTTACAACAAAAGTacacaatatttttcaaaaaaaaaaaaaagaattctatCGCTAGCCTATCACTTCTCACGCCTCGATTCTTTTCACCTACAAACTCTagttttcaattattctttttcttatcaTTTTCGCCCGTAACAGAGACGACGAAAAAATAGCAATCTGTTcgacaaaaagaaaagagagacaCTTAAGAACCGAACAACTCTATATAGATTTCGATTCACACTCGCCATCGAGTAAACAAAAGAGGATGAATCTAAGCGTAAGTAATTACTAAACGATATCTAGGTGTATATTATAAGAGAAGCGTAAATCTATTTATTGTAAATCTACGAATTTACCTATGTTCTATTTTCCCGTCGACTTTTACCGAGCCGTCGATACGTCTTGTTTCGTTCATACAAGAAGAAATGTAGAATTCAGACGGATGAGCCAACGGGGGAATTTCATTTCGTGTAATTCGTAGtagttaattaatattcctgTTCCGTGTGATTAAGGTGAAATCGTTGATTCAAGGTTGACGGGAGACAGAATTCACGAAAACGATacagaaatatgtatttttaaagaagaaaCGATGAAGACGTTCGTCTGACCATGATACAGATACCTGCAAGAGAAGACACTCTATTGAACCGTtgttattaattatctacaatTTTATCAGAGTTGTATCTTTTTTTCACCAACAGTCGTATCATATACTGTCGACTGAATGGCTGACTTTCGACGAATTCACTCTATCGTAATCGAGGAAAGATTGATAACGTTATAAACAATAGACACACGTACACGTAGGAAAGAGTAATGTATTTGTATGATTAAAAGAAGAATGCAGAGATTATGGTTTGTACGTGCACCTGGTTGATTTGACAGTTTGAATCTCATGTTAAAATCTTTTCAATTAAATCTAGAATCGTTCTTGTTTCTATTGCACTGAATTGTATTCttacaaaattattgttattgcaTATTTAATTGCGAAATTTTTATGCACCATTAGCACAACACACACGATGCACCTTTGCACACAACACTTTCATTGTCAATTAGAGAGATGCACTTGCATTGGGGTAACTAGGATTTTCGTCTAGGGTGGACCAGGTCccctaattttattaaaagtgtcaaatatctaatgttatttaattctaatataatttttttaagtaaTTACACTACATATTGCATTTCGTTCCAAATATTGATTTCTATTAAGATTTTATGAATTGACAAATGATTTTTTagcaatttcaatttcttatgGAGAAGAGCAGTATGCATTTTAAAAGGACTAGACCCATTCTGACCCCTACCTAGTTACACTAATGTGCACTCGAGAAACGGAAATCGGCACAAGTAATAATTCACGTTGGTCAATTCCTTTCCTTGTGATTTGTCACACTGATAAACCAGGGTCAACCACCCTGACCTCATTATCGTTAATTAGTAGATCTAAGTTGATGACGAAGTAAGATGAAGAACAACAAAGTCCCACGTCttccagaaaaaaaaagtattgaGATTGTTAACGATTTAGAGAGTGCCTCGCGTGCTTCGAGGTAATCTATCCTTCATGCACTGTACGTAATTACAAAGGAGAATACATTtatatgaatatatatataaataggtgaaaattctatataaatatgtatatgtatgtacacgtGTGCGCATAACTCTGTTGGGGATAAAAACGAACGAAAGAAGATGGACTGTTTAATGATTCACTCGACGATATGACGATATTTGCTTGGTCGTCGCGATCTTGTTGCGTACGACAAGTACCACCTATCCACCTAATTGACCTTATTATCCACTGTATATCAATGTCTAATAAACTGCTGTTATCCCAAATTATgaacaattgaaaattattatcccCGTGttaaacttgaaaattaaGTTTGACCAGCACTAATTACTGatggaataattttaatctacATTTAAAATTAGCGTAGTCTGGAGACAGGGGGAAGGAGTTCTGAACACcatgcgtcgccgaccttccggacggaCTCTTGGAATCTATAGAGGCACCACCTTGGAAGAGAATgaataatttctaaatatCAGACTTAATAATTCTTGAAAATCACGTTTCTCTATTTGGAATTAAGAATACTTATGAACTCCTCGATGTTTACGTAGTCGTATAAGATCATGCGATCATTACGAAACATGGGTGTTGTCCAAACTGGATATGATAACACAATCATTAAACTCTTTATTACTTTACATTTGATGCTATGGTACAAAGATACCAAAACCTTAAACTTCTTCAACTTGATAAAcgattacattattttttagttttcaagaaattagtgaaaaagaaataataagaagaaaGACTTAGGGGCCAGTTAGATTGGGGAATAGCCGATAAGCAGGTGAATAAATTACCCTAAGAAACCAGTTGACCTTGACGAGCCTCCACGCATAATTATCACACGTCGTTACAAACAGATTTCAGGCAGTGTTTCAGACCAGTCGGTTCAAAACAATCGTGAACATGCGTTCTTTCGTGGAGTACTCTGCAAACTGTGATTTTCCTATTGAAAATCTTCCTTATGGTGTCTTTTCAACAAAAAACAATGTAAGTATGTACAATAAAATTGAAGTTTCTTATGGTCAGGAGAGAAATTTATAGGTTATATTTAACGAAAATCAAATATTCTTATAtgtacaataattataattttcaaatcagAGCAATAGCATTATACAAATGCAACTATGATAGTATTAGCTACTATTTGAAAATCATAGTGCACTTCTTTGCTATAAAAAGATTTTAGTTTTCGTCAAGCAAAGTGCCATCTACCGGAAATACAAGTAGCGAAGGGCGCATTATTCAAACGTGTAAACTgtaatcaataaaattaaatttacaatttcctAAAAAATGAACTTCtgatttaataaatatttagttTGTTTATTGTAAAACACTATGCTCTTTTATTTATCACTAGTTTCGAAAGAAAACTGTATTATCGAATGCTGGTAACAATATTTTCAGCCTCAGAAGAGAATAGGAGTTGCAATTGGAGATGAAATCTTAGACCTATCTCTTATTTCGAATCTCTTCGATGGGccattgttaaaaaataatcaagaTGTGTTTCGTCGCGATTACCTCAACGATTTCATGGCTTTGGGAAGACCCAGCTGGGTAGAAGCCAGAAACAAGCTTCAAGATTTGCTATCAGCCAGTAATCCTACTTTGCAGGAACCCAATACTCGTTCCAAGtacaagaaaaattatttaataaaagaaacaacgataaataatatattttctgaaccttctttttaatttaatctttcaGAGTATTCGTGAAACAAAATGAAGCAACCATGCATCTCCCAGCAAAGATTGGTGACTACACAGACTTTTATTCATCCATTTACCATGCCACAAATGTTGGCATGATGTTTCGTGGAAAACAAGACGCTTTAATGCCAAATTggtacaataaaaaaaaaattcaatttcttttgATAGTACACTTTTTTCAGAGtgtcaataaaatatttgtgaATCCAGGAAATATTTACCCGTTGGTTACCACGGAAGAGCAAGCTCGGTAGTTGCCTCTGGCACACCGATAAGAAGACCACGTGGCCAGACACTTCCGGTGGAAGGTGCAGCCCCAGTTTTCGGTCCTTCCAGGTCAATGGACTTCGAACTGGAAGTAGCTTTCTTCGTTGGAGGACCTCCGACCAAGTTGAGTGACCCGGTCCCAATATCTAAAGCTTACGATCATATCTTTGGAATGGTCACCATGAACGACTGGAGTGGtaacatttaaaataataaacattaatagaaattaatcGAAAAAGAGCAATTACAGAAGAATAACAATTCGCAGCAAGAGATATACAGAAGTGGGAGTACGTTCCTTTGGGTCCTTTTGGAGCAAAAAATTTGGGAACGACTATATCTCCTTGGGTGGTCACTATGGAGGCCCTGGAACCTTTTAAAGTACCCAATTTTCCTCAGGATCCAATCCCATTTCCGTATCTGCGTCACAGTGAACCTTGCAACTTTGACATGAAATTAGAAGTTGATATAAAATGTAAGTACAATGTGTAATacaaattacaataaaaaagtGCAATACAAAAGAAgattattacatattttccAGCTCCGAGCGGTGTCGTTACCACGGTTTGTCGCAGTAACTACAAGTACATGTACTGGACACCCCGACAGCAATTAGCTCACCACACCGTAACAGGATGCAATATCAATCCAGGGGATTTAATGGCTTCCGGTACGATAAGTGGCGAGGTGCGTCCGAAATTTTTGTCTCTCAGACCTAATGAGATCGTCCGTGTCCAAACGATACTAAAACCTTTCGTTTTCTTCAATAATTCAGACTCCTGATTCTTTCGGTTCCATGCTCGAGCTCGCTTGGAAAGGTACCCGACCTGTACCGTTACTGGATGGTACCAACAGGAAGTTCCTGCAAGACGGTGACGAAGTGATCATTCGAGGTACGTTCACGACGGGTCTTAAAGTAGATCAAGCTATCCATATAGACACGATTTTATCGACAGTTCTGACTGGTTACCATTTTCCAGGTTACTGTGTCGGCGATGGCTATAGAATTGGCTTCGGAACTTGTTCAGGAAAATTATTGCCTGCTTACACTGAAtaattgttttctttctttcgtttctggTATTTGAGATTATAGTGCAAATACGTATgattgttttcatttttttattgtattgtatATGATGAAGAGAATAAAGGATTGAGATGACTTGTGTGTATTCAATGATTGCATGATAGATATAAGTGTAAATCTGATTGTTATGACCGAGTTAAATGAGTGGCATTGTAGCACACTATGACGTAGAGTGAATAGTTTATCGATTCGAATGATGGCCGTGGTAAATTCGATCAATAAGGAGGCCAGTACAGGTGCAGGTAGAACGGAGTATTCGGAGAACATGGCTGCTATCCTGTTGAAGTgagtaaaatacaaaaaattcaTCACCTATTCGAGTATTTGTCATtcctaaaatatttttctatgaatttCCGGCAATGCAAACTAACGCCATTGTAATCATTGACCCTTTCCCTACTCGTTGTtccaataattaaaacaaagctAAATAAAGTTGAACCACATTAgatcatttttaaatcatcTAACACTTtggtaaataattaaaattccttAGAAGTTTGCATAACATCGAAGCTCTCGATGAGCCGACTGCAAAATGGAACGTCCCTTTGAGCGACGGAAACCACGTGATAGAATTTGAACACGGAACAGCGACAGGTCGCCGATTGATAAGAATAGATGACAAAGAATTGGTCCACAAAGATTGGATGTTTCAACTGGTTGGAGATGAAGCGTTTATGTTCAATGGTAACAAATTCGTGATCAGAATCGATCCAATTCCAGGTGAGCATTTTCAATCTAccatagaaactgaatgatCATTATAACGTGAAATTTACTATAGGATTAAAGTATTCTTATACTTTGTGGGTTAATGGTAAGAGTTACAAGAATTTCATTCAGACACAGTCAAAAATTTTGGAAACCTGGTTGGCTAAAGTTGGGAACGAAGAATATAGAATAGTCTTaggtaattttaaaaatgaaattacgattttgtaattaaaaagaaaggaagcaGCGATGTTTATTATATGATTTTGTAGATAAGCAAACGCAAAATGTTTGGGTAAATGGCGAACAAATGGAAACAGAGGTAGAATCAATGATTTTCTTCTGTAATATTttaaggaaatgaaaattaatcaaatgaatttttgtttcagaatGAATTTACCGACGATGGGGCAGAAATATTGTTCTCGGTAGGAGACCTCCCAGCATCGATTAAAACTTACAGTTCAGGACAAAAAGAAATTGGAATAACGTACAGTTTATACAtcgacgaaatagaaattgaaaaggaGATCCCTTTGAAAGATTCTGATTAAATCTGAAATCATGAATCGCTTATTTACACAGTGTTTTATCGTTTTATGTGCCACGAACATTTCTTACACTTTgtatataatacaataaacCACGTTGCAATAAAATgactcatttattttataatttaagaaTTGAATATAGCATAATGACCTGTGTTTATGTTCAAATCAcacataaataattttcttgaatTCCTGTAATTTGCatttagaaaagaataattaaacaaaaatgtcACTTCGAGAGAGTATTGTCAGCATTGGATCACGAATGGCTCATAAACACGAGGACGTGCATTTCGATGGTAAATAGAAACTATGCATCATTCAATATTCTTTATTAACATTAATGTTAATCTAGTTATGACTGACGAAGAACTGCAACAGATGC
The sequence above is drawn from the Osmia bicornis bicornis chromosome 14, iOsmBic2.1, whole genome shotgun sequence genome and encodes:
- the LOC114878965 gene encoding fumarylacetoacetase yields the protein MRSFVEYSANCDFPIENLPYGVFSTKNNPQKRIGVAIGDEILDLSLISNLFDGPLLKNNQDVFRRDYLNDFMALGRPSWVEARNKLQDLLSASNPTLQEPNTRSKVFVKQNEATMHLPAKIGDYTDFYSSIYHATNVGMMFRGKQDALMPNWKYLPVGYHGRASSVVASGTPIRRPRGQTLPVEGAAPVFGPSRSMDFELEVAFFVGGPPTKLSDPVPISKAYDHIFGMVTMNDWSARDIQKWEYVPLGPFGAKNLGTTISPWVVTMEALEPFKVPNFPQDPIPFPYLRHSEPCNFDMKLEVDIKSPSGVVTTVCRSNYKYMYWTPRQQLAHHTVTGCNINPGDLMASGTISGETPDSFGSMLELAWKGTRPVPLLDGTNRKFLQDGDEVIIRGYCVGDGYRIGFGTCSGKLLPAYTE
- the LOC114878966 gene encoding fas apoptotic inhibitory molecule 1 — protein: MMAVVNSINKEASTGAGRTEYSENMAAILLKSLHNIEALDEPTAKWNVPLSDGNHVIEFEHGTATGRRLIRIDDKELVHKDWMFQLVGDEAFMFNGNKFVIRIDPIPGLKYSYTLWVNGKSYKNFIQTQSKILETWLAKVGNEEYRIVLDKQTQNVWVNGEQMETENEFTDDGAEILFSVGDLPASIKTYSSGQKEIGITYSLYIDEIEIEKEIPLKDSD